AAGTTTTTAGAGATACATGGTTCTCACAAACAAATGACGAtgttatagaatatgatgcattgctgtagattaaacagTACATAAAGGAGATCAAATCAGCACAACCTTAAACTTCTACAGCAGTAAAAAGCAACATATACATAAATGCaccagtaatattaatccaaaccgacagggaacattttaatgCAATAACAACAATtgcaatgcaaaaaaataacatgagtaaaggatctgaaaacTTCCTCTGTCACCACTGACAACATATTAACATTAGATCCTGTCCATGTAGTGATACACAGTCTTACAGATATGCGTGGCCAACTCTGCCAGAGAATTGCAGTTACCGCATGTGCTTTTTCAGAAGCCTGAGGGGCTCAGCAGCCTCCGAGCGCCTCCTCTTAACTGCGGATGTAGACAATAGAGCGAGGGGGCCATCATGCGGAGTATGGTGTATGACGTCTTCCAGAAGGTCCTCTAGTTTCTCTATTACCCTGTCCATGTAGCTTTCGTCTTGGAGGTGGGAGACCTTGTCTGCAAGGTCTTTTAACAGACTATCACACTTCTGGCGCTTCCGTGCGCATGTGGAGCTGGATGATGATTCTGCATGGGTTTGTTGCTCGGAGGCGGAGGGATTGGTCGCTGTAGATGATGGTGCGGACGTACCTGAGCCGTCAGCAGAGTGCTTCAGGCACACCTCATCGATCACAAACAGAGGATTCTCCCTGTATGCGAGGCACAGTCTGTCCCAGCTCCAGTCAGGTACCAGGTTGAACACTGCACAAAAGTGCGTGCATGGGAGCAGGTTTTCCTGCCAGTCTTTACATGTACATGATGGCATCTGACTTTCCGATCCAAAGAACACGCTGCACTGTGGTACTGTTGTGTCTCTCTGAATGTTGACTTTGAAGCTGGCCTCCCCTGCAGACGCTACATGGTCCAGTGTGAACATCAGGGACTCCTGGTGTCTCGACATGATGTGCTCAGCCACCATTATTGGTTTGTCTCTGAGGAACCGTGGCAGATATTGGCTGTTTACCCGGTGGCCACGGACGTTCAACTCAATGTATCTGTGAGCAGATAAACATTGAATTACTTCATACCACATTATATATGGTttggttaggttaggttatTTTGTCTCAGTCCTCTAGTACATTTgatttgaaattaaatatttgtgcTTGAAGTACAGACTTGGTATGACAGTAAATACCGCCATGTCATATGAGCACTGTGAATAATATAACAGCAAAGTATTCATGCTTTgagactttttattttggttttctgTCTTCTGTTTGTTGGCCCTTTTTTGCGTTCTTACCTTTGATAAGATCTTGGCAAGATATCCTTCACAATAACAGTGGTGGTGTCACTGAGACTGCGGTCCTTGTAGCCCTTCAGGTACGAGTGTCTGAGTGTTTCATTTTGTCTCTCGACTCCATTGTTTGCGTAGGCAGCCACCCTCAGGTCTTCCTTCTTGAATGCCATAACCCATCTCTAGTTCAGGACATACAACGTCACAAAATCATATTAAAATCATTTTCATAAGGAATTCTAGTTGAATGTGTGCACTACAGTGCTAAAATAGGTTTTATTTTCAACCTTTAAAAATGTGCACTGGCCTAAAGTGTTGTCTAAAGCTTTTTAGCTTTTAGTTGTACAGGAACAAAAAGGACAGCTCTGGAGTAGAAGTGTACACAAACCTCTGCTTGGGAAAGCCATTTAGTGGAGAACCATCTTCTCAGACTCTCGTTTGTCTGCCAGGCAGAGTGTTGTTTGAGGAGGCGGGTGCTGCTATCAAATTCTTCAGCCGTCCCAGAGTCTGCGATGGCCCCAAGCATTTTCAAAACTTCCTCTTTACACGTCACTCCGTGTCCCTTTTTTCTGGTCCATTCTATCCACGCTTTCTCCCGGTGAAAATCGCAGAGGATCACATTGGAATCTAAgaacataaacaacacagaGTTACTGTATATTTCCCACTATATTTCACTAGACCTGAGTTTGGTTAAATATAATCATTGATTGTACCTTATTATACAACTTAAttgcaaacaataaaatgtattgtg
This DNA window, taken from Sebastes umbrosus isolate fSebUmb1 chromosome 9, fSebUmb1.pri, whole genome shotgun sequence, encodes the following:
- the si:dkey-31c13.1 gene encoding uncharacterized protein si:dkey-31c13.1 → MTTAMADSHTPLGAASTFSCLSDFEAHLKSYQKNTNIKFVVSKSHKSFGKHEVSLTGTGVHWQLKTVPFDGTPFAVLGTKTYVCHQGRDKHAAEKRKRQEKMAKTVKEEDVFVETMRKSKKAGCPAAIYAVHICRFPDYKISEDTPYQRREQSTAVRKALKENPSPVVTEQMFTAYFPHVTVHKNHPIVGKAAGSREVLQGSESSSPTRRRLYPLDKDIRNIMQKVNTGSMKSSADQLNLQDLVETWKEEGCAIEYRPSQETDDGAVEKLLLCLQTQWQRRLLVLYGQQLCLLDATYRTSRYSVPVFFLCVRTNVNYIVVGVFVTQSEKKEDIREALEVFKKWNADWKPSHFMVNFCNTEIGALEEVFKDSNVILCDFHREKAWIEWTRKKGHGVTCKEEVLKMLGAIADSGTAEEFDSSTRLLKQHSAWQTNESLRRWFSTKWLSQAERWVMAFKKEDLRVAAYANNGVERQNETLRHSYLKGYKDRSLSDTTTVIVKDILPRSYQRYIELNVRGHRVNSQYLPRFLRDKPIMVAEHIMSRHQESLMFTLDHVASAGEASFKVNIQRDTTVPQCSVFFGSESQMPSCTCKDWQENLLPCTHFCAVFNLVPDWSWDRLCLAYRENPLFVIDEVCLKHSADGSGTSAPSSTATNPSASEQQTHAESSSSSTCARKRQKCDSLLKDLADKVSHLQDESYMDRVIEKLEDLLEDVIHHTPHDGPLALLSTSAVKRRRSEAAEPLRLLKKHMR